Proteins encoded in a region of the Eschrichtius robustus isolate mEscRob2 chromosome 16, mEscRob2.pri, whole genome shotgun sequence genome:
- the BUD31 gene encoding protein BUD31 homolog, which translates to MPKVKRSRKAPPDGWELIEPTLDELDQKMREAETEPHEGKRKVESLWPIFRIHHQKTRYIFDLFYKRKAISRELYEYCIKEGYADKNLIAKWKKQGYENLCCLRCIQTRDTNFGTNCICRVPKSKLEVGRIIECTHCGCRGCSG; encoded by the exons ATGCCTAAAGTCAAAAGAAGCCGGAAAGCTCCCCCAGATGGCTGGGAGTTGATCGAGCCAACATTGGATGAATTAGATCAAAAGATGAGAGAAG CTGAAACAGAACCTCACGAGGGAAAGAGGAAAGTGGAATCTCTGTGGCCCATCTTTAGGATCCATCACCAGAAAACCCGCTATATTTTTGACCTCTTCTACAAGCGGAAAGCCATAAGCAGAG AACTGTATGAATACTGTATTAAAGAAGGCTATGCAGATAAAAACCTGATCGCAAAATGGAAAAAGCAGGGATATGAGAACCTATGCTGCCTGCGGTGCATTCAGACACGGGACACCAATTTTGGGACAAACTGCATTTGCCGGGTCCCCAAAAGCAAGCTGGAAGTG GGCCGGATCATCGAGTGCACACACTGCGGCTGCCGGGGCTGCTCTGGCTGA